Proteins encoded by one window of Halomonas sp. Bachu 37:
- a CDS encoding glycosyltransferase — protein MEVQPPHYFRERRVAIVHDWLVVNGGAEKVLHALVQAFPQAEIFTLVDFMPKEEAAWLHGRKIHTSHLQKLPFAKRYYRHYLPLMPYLVEQFDLRGFDLVISSSHAVAKGVITHPEQAHICYCHTPMRYAWDMKESYLDDAGFRFPGMETYVRKTLKGMRQWDYFTAQQVDHFIANSHNVAQRIAKYYRRQAHVLHPPVDIEHFCLNDGPREAYYLAASRLVPYKRLDLIIDAFKRTPQRCLKVVGAGPEAARLAQRAAGADNIELMGYQPDAKLTTLMANARGFIFAADEDFGILPLEAQACGTPVLAYGKGGALETVKGEAHGAAATGLHFPAQTARSLLDTLERFETMTFDPHACRRHAETFSYPQFWQRLGALLDTMEVLGDQSDD, from the coding sequence ATGGAAGTACAACCTCCCCATTATTTTCGCGAGCGCCGTGTCGCCATCGTACACGACTGGCTTGTCGTCAATGGTGGGGCGGAAAAAGTGCTTCACGCGCTGGTTCAAGCCTTTCCACAGGCGGAAATTTTTACCTTGGTCGATTTCATGCCCAAGGAAGAGGCCGCTTGGCTGCATGGCAGGAAAATACACACCAGCCATTTGCAAAAATTGCCTTTCGCCAAGCGGTACTATCGCCACTACCTACCGTTGATGCCGTACCTGGTCGAGCAGTTTGATCTGCGCGGCTTCGATCTGGTGATTTCCTCCAGTCATGCGGTGGCCAAAGGGGTCATCACGCACCCCGAGCAAGCCCATATTTGCTACTGCCATACCCCCATGCGCTATGCCTGGGACATGAAGGAAAGCTACCTTGACGATGCCGGTTTCCGCTTTCCAGGCATGGAAACCTACGTGCGGAAAACGCTGAAGGGTATGCGTCAGTGGGATTACTTTACTGCGCAACAGGTGGATCACTTCATCGCCAATTCGCATAATGTGGCGCAACGTATCGCCAAGTACTACCGCCGTCAGGCCCATGTGCTGCATCCCCCGGTAGATATCGAGCACTTCTGTCTCAATGACGGCCCGCGCGAGGCGTACTATTTAGCAGCGTCCCGGCTGGTGCCCTATAAGCGACTCGACCTGATTATCGACGCGTTTAAACGTACCCCCCAGCGATGCCTGAAAGTGGTTGGCGCAGGCCCGGAAGCCGCGCGGCTCGCCCAGCGTGCGGCAGGCGCCGACAATATCGAGCTCATGGGCTACCAACCCGATGCCAAGCTCACCACGCTGATGGCCAATGCCCGAGGCTTCATATTTGCGGCCGATGAAGACTTCGGCATTTTACCGCTGGAAGCACAGGCCTGCGGCACCCCTGTACTGGCTTACGGCAAGGGAGGCGCGCTGGAGACCGTCAAAGGCGAGGCCCATGGCGCAGCGGCCACCGGTCTTCACTTTCCGGCGCAAACCGCGCGCTCGCTACTCGATACACTGGAACGTTTCGAAACCATGACGTTTGATCCTCACGCCTGCCGTCGCCACGCCGAGACCTTCAGCTATCCCCAATTTTGGCAACGCTTAGGCGCGTTACTCGACACCATGGAGGTCCTGGGTGATCAAAGCGACGATTAA
- a CDS encoding mannose-1-phosphate guanylyltransferase/mannose-6-phosphate isomerase: MIIPVILSGGSGSRLWPVSREHYPKQFLNLNHETLSLLQEAAQRLQDVEGAGTPIVVCNEEHRFLVAEQLMAIGLQDSHIILEPCGRNTAPALALAALAARDLSPEAELLVMPADHVIEDATAFASAVRQGRELLASGKLVTFGITPDKPHTGYGYIRRGEATGQGYVVDAFVEKPDEARAKAYLESGDYLWNSGIFLFTATAYLDALKQYAPDILEACEHAYQARSEDLDFLRIDAAAFARCRSESIDYAVMEHTRQAAVVPMDPGWSDIGAWDALHELKADEAEGNNAVKGDVMLHETRNSLVRSESRLVAAVGVEDLIIVETEDAVLVADRRHAQGTKLIVNALKAAGRTECQSHQRVYRPWGHYRTMVLTESFQVKEIVVKPGAKLSLQMHHHRAEHWVVVEGTAKVTQSKGHGDTEALHSFLLSEDESTYIPLGTMHRLENPGVIPLKLIEVQTGSYLGEDDIVRFNDDYGRE, translated from the coding sequence ATGATCATACCGGTAATTTTATCCGGCGGCTCAGGGTCACGCCTTTGGCCTGTATCGCGAGAGCATTACCCAAAGCAGTTTCTCAACCTCAACCATGAGACGCTGAGCCTGCTGCAGGAAGCGGCCCAGCGTCTGCAAGACGTGGAAGGCGCGGGCACCCCCATCGTCGTCTGCAATGAAGAGCACCGCTTTCTGGTGGCGGAGCAATTGATGGCGATCGGCCTGCAGGATTCGCATATCATCCTCGAACCGTGCGGCCGCAACACTGCCCCCGCACTGGCGCTGGCGGCACTCGCGGCGCGTGACCTGTCGCCGGAGGCCGAGTTGCTGGTCATGCCCGCCGACCACGTCATCGAAGATGCAACCGCATTCGCTAGCGCCGTGAGACAAGGGCGCGAACTGCTGGCAAGCGGAAAGCTGGTCACCTTCGGCATCACCCCGGACAAGCCTCATACCGGCTACGGTTATATCCGGCGGGGTGAAGCGACAGGGCAAGGTTACGTCGTCGACGCCTTCGTCGAAAAGCCCGACGAAGCGCGGGCCAAGGCTTATCTGGAAAGCGGCGATTACCTCTGGAACAGCGGTATCTTCCTGTTCACGGCCACGGCCTACCTGGACGCCCTGAAGCAGTATGCCCCGGATATCCTGGAGGCCTGCGAACACGCCTACCAGGCTCGCAGCGAAGACCTGGACTTCCTGCGCATCGACGCCGCCGCCTTCGCCCGGTGCCGCAGCGAGTCGATCGACTACGCCGTGATGGAGCATACCCGACAGGCCGCCGTGGTGCCCATGGACCCCGGCTGGAGCGATATCGGCGCCTGGGATGCGCTGCACGAACTCAAGGCGGACGAAGCAGAGGGCAATAATGCCGTCAAAGGCGACGTCATGCTGCACGAGACCCGCAACAGTCTGGTCCGTAGTGAATCACGCCTGGTCGCGGCCGTCGGCGTGGAGGACCTGATCATCGTCGAAACCGAAGACGCCGTGCTGGTGGCGGACCGCCGTCACGCCCAGGGCACCAAGTTGATCGTCAACGCCCTGAAGGCAGCCGGACGCACGGAATGCCAGTCCCACCAGCGTGTCTATCGCCCCTGGGGCCACTACCGCACCATGGTGCTGACCGAGTCCTTCCAGGTGAAGGAGATCGTGGTCAAGCCCGGCGCCAAGCTATCACTGCAGATGCATCATCACCGTGCCGAACACTGGGTCGTGGTGGAAGGCACCGCCAAGGTCACCCAAAGCAAGGGGCACGGCGATACCGAAGCACTGCACAGCTTCCTGCTCTCCGAAGACGAGTCCACCTACATTCCGTTGGGCACTATGCACCGCCTGGAAAACCCCGGTGTCATCCCCTTGAAGCTGATCGAAGTGCAGACCGGCTCCTACCTGGGTGAAGACGACATCGTGCGCTTCAACGACGACTATGGGCGAGAATAA
- a CDS encoding GtrA family protein has translation MSTPALAELWQMMRFGLVGLVASISHILVAALVLYVLPVLHEFWVNVIAYGVAFGVSLMGHQRVTFQRTASLWRFTVMSLTGFGINNLVLVGALGIGFSGLIAIAPAVVVAATASYVLSRCWVFT, from the coding sequence ATGAGTACTCCAGCGCTCGCTGAGTTATGGCAAATGATGCGCTTTGGCCTTGTCGGGCTTGTGGCGTCTATCTCCCATATCCTTGTGGCTGCCTTGGTGCTATACGTGCTGCCCGTGCTACACGAGTTTTGGGTGAATGTGATTGCCTATGGCGTGGCATTTGGCGTATCGCTGATGGGCCACCAACGCGTCACATTTCAGCGTACCGCAAGCCTGTGGCGTTTTACCGTCATGTCACTCACAGGCTTTGGAATCAATAACTTGGTTTTGGTTGGAGCTTTAGGGATAGGCTTTTCGGGGCTTATAGCCATTGCTCCCGCTGTTGTAGTAGCGGCAACGGCAAGCTACGTGCTATCGCGATGCTGGGTATTTACCTAA
- a CDS encoding glycosyltransferase family 2 protein, with protein sequence MEDNAPPVITLVVPVLNEVETVTIFVERVHTVLADASWQWNILFIDDGSTDGTQREIRRLSQAYEKVGFIALSRNFGKEVALSAGLLNARGNAAVPIDVDLQDPPELIFDFVNIWQTQGIDMVYGIRSDRPEDTTAKRHSASWFYRLFNRITETPIPENAGDFRLIDRRMIEALRAMPERNRFMKGLYAWVGYQSVGIPYRRPARVKGESKFNYWKLWNFALDGMFSFSTLPLRIWSYIGGESRAWRLYTSPS encoded by the coding sequence ATGGAAGATAACGCTCCCCCCGTGATTACCCTTGTCGTCCCGGTGCTCAACGAAGTGGAAACGGTGACGATCTTTGTTGAGCGTGTACACACCGTGCTTGCCGATGCTTCGTGGCAGTGGAACATCCTGTTTATTGACGATGGCTCAACTGATGGAACACAGCGCGAGATCAGGCGCCTTTCCCAAGCCTATGAAAAAGTTGGTTTTATTGCACTGAGCCGTAATTTCGGTAAGGAAGTGGCACTTTCAGCGGGTTTGCTCAATGCTAGGGGTAACGCGGCCGTACCCATTGATGTTGATTTACAAGATCCCCCTGAGCTCATTTTCGATTTCGTCAATATCTGGCAAACGCAGGGTATCGACATGGTCTACGGAATCCGCAGTGATCGGCCGGAGGACACGACCGCCAAGCGCCATTCGGCAAGCTGGTTTTATCGGTTGTTTAACCGTATTACCGAAACTCCCATCCCGGAAAACGCCGGCGACTTTCGATTGATTGACCGTCGCATGATCGAAGCTCTTCGCGCCATGCCCGAGCGTAACCGGTTCATGAAAGGGCTATATGCCTGGGTCGGTTATCAAAGCGTGGGAATACCCTATCGACGCCCGGCGCGTGTGAAAGGAGAGTCCAAGTTCAACTACTGGAAGCTATGGAACTTCGCCTTGGACGGCATGTTCAGTTTCAGCACGCTACCTTTGCGGATATGGTCATACATAGGGGGGGAATCGCGTGCCTGGCGTTTGTATACATCACCATCATAG
- a CDS encoding DUF6311 domain-containing protein — translation MNIMGTQRPLAWGETFALAGAGGLAAFFAIYLYRGMLDPRDAFWLLREGESFQHYIGWHFFRHEPWGWPLGAVDNLATELSTSIVFTDSIPLYAIPLKLFHHWLPDTFQYLGLAVVINYFLNGLVACFLLLRLNIPAYVALAGALLISTLPVVVSRGLGIHGHEALTAHWLILLAIDFTLMYRRPCLKATFTWLLLLVVAVLMHFYLFFMAGVFWAAWWSYQGYVLIKEPLAESYRPALDSVLRGLSQNGVWWLMGIGTPLIVLLVMWAAGYFHLGSQSAASGGYDYYSAELLTFFNPSSTAWFYDENFTSMSALFPGWQPAKMGQYEGMAYVGAGVLLLWLVWLILTLFKRVPLDCRRIDAKLVDNSHAADKEPRSYLWMPAWIASLGLFAFAIAGEVSFGQGSIPLYYEMLFKPFRDYVRSSGRMAWPLLYLLMAITFLQLSYRLKAYWLVPLLMLALLVQWEDLREWHSLVRDSVKGRAEASRADPLAYDVLKDDELNDVWASHNSLVAFPAHDLNALKPYLWLAAEYRLSINVAYLARANHHIIDMATQGYRSNLQQGELPEGHVYLITDPELALQACRLEGWSCVEHQEVTIVWQDASARQAIP, via the coding sequence ATGAACATAATGGGCACACAAAGACCGCTAGCATGGGGGGAAACGTTCGCTTTAGCTGGGGCAGGGGGACTCGCTGCATTCTTTGCTATATACCTCTACCGTGGGATGTTAGATCCTCGTGATGCATTTTGGCTGCTGCGCGAAGGGGAATCCTTCCAGCACTATATCGGCTGGCACTTTTTCCGCCATGAACCCTGGGGTTGGCCTCTAGGTGCCGTAGATAACCTGGCAACGGAGCTATCCACCAGCATCGTATTTACAGACTCGATACCGTTGTATGCGATCCCGCTTAAGTTATTTCATCACTGGCTGCCGGACACTTTTCAGTACCTCGGATTGGCCGTTGTCATTAACTACTTTTTAAATGGTCTTGTTGCCTGCTTTTTGTTGCTTCGTCTCAACATCCCAGCATATGTGGCACTAGCCGGGGCATTGCTCATCAGCACGCTTCCTGTTGTCGTATCACGTGGACTAGGAATTCACGGTCACGAAGCATTAACCGCCCATTGGCTAATTTTACTCGCCATCGATTTCACCTTGATGTATAGAAGACCTTGCCTCAAGGCTACCTTTACTTGGCTTCTACTTCTGGTAGTTGCTGTCCTTATGCACTTCTATCTTTTTTTTATGGCGGGTGTTTTCTGGGCGGCTTGGTGGTCGTACCAGGGTTATGTCTTGATTAAAGAGCCACTTGCCGAAAGTTATAGGCCAGCACTCGACAGTGTACTGCGTGGGCTATCCCAAAATGGGGTGTGGTGGCTGATGGGCATCGGCACGCCGCTGATTGTTCTCTTAGTGATGTGGGCAGCGGGATACTTCCATTTGGGTAGCCAAAGCGCCGCTTCAGGCGGCTACGACTATTATTCGGCGGAGCTGTTGACGTTTTTTAATCCCAGCTCAACGGCGTGGTTTTATGACGAGAATTTTACTTCCATGTCGGCGCTTTTCCCCGGTTGGCAACCTGCGAAAATGGGGCAGTACGAAGGCATGGCATATGTAGGAGCAGGTGTCCTGCTGCTGTGGTTAGTATGGTTGATATTGACGCTATTCAAGCGGGTCCCACTTGACTGCAGACGAATAGACGCGAAATTGGTGGATAATAGCCATGCTGCAGATAAAGAGCCTCGCTCTTATCTTTGGATGCCGGCCTGGATAGCCTCTCTAGGGCTTTTCGCATTTGCCATTGCCGGTGAGGTGTCGTTTGGCCAAGGTAGCATACCGCTTTATTACGAAATGCTGTTCAAGCCATTCAGGGATTACGTGCGATCCAGCGGCAGGATGGCATGGCCGCTGCTTTATCTATTAATGGCTATAACCTTCCTGCAGCTTTCATACCGGCTGAAAGCGTATTGGCTGGTGCCTTTGCTGATGCTGGCTCTTCTGGTTCAATGGGAAGACTTGCGCGAGTGGCACAGTCTTGTTCGTGACTCGGTAAAGGGACGGGCTGAAGCAAGTCGAGCTGATCCTCTAGCGTATGATGTGCTAAAGGATGACGAGTTAAATGATGTCTGGGCATCCCATAATAGTCTAGTTGCCTTTCCGGCTCATGATCTCAATGCCCTTAAGCCTTACTTATGGTTGGCAGCAGAGTACCGGCTATCGATAAACGTGGCCTACCTTGCCAGGGCGAACCATCACATCATCGATATGGCAACACAGGGTTACCGTAGTAACCTGCAACAAGGCGAATTGCCTGAAGGGCATGTTTATCTGATAACTGACCCTGAGCTAGCGCTACAGGCTTGTCGCTTAGAGGGCTGGTCCTGTGTTGAGCATCAAGAAGTTACTATTGTTTGGCAAGACGCCTCTGCACGCCAGGCCATCCCATAA
- a CDS encoding undecaprenyl-phosphate glucose phosphotransferase: MAALRRSQGSDWLRRAMRCFDAGIAVAVASLLLWAMPHIQAVGHIDYSLLILVGALLLPALGEMMGLYQPWRGRSLYTMLGVYMLSWLATIVILSLLLVATQSTHYFSRLWMGSAALAVLCSGCVLRAALYCYLRHVRSQGHNLKRVLLIGRPDYLARLEKKVKDLPHAGYVVVGRYQDDDAASFMEDMAEFAKASIFQRDFDEIWLGYPLVDGDKVRTLMSQLAGIPASIRFFPDLLDIRLLNHRITQVAGLYSLELNYTPLNGPMRLVKMLEDRILGLILFIIFLPVMLAVAAAIYWNMGTPVLFKQQRHGLDGKCFKIYKFRTMRLHKTSKTQQASHGDMRITRLGHFLRRTSLDELPQLYNVLQGRMSLVGPRPHAMDHNDHYKDHIDIYMQRHRVKPGMTGWAQVNGLRGITEDVSLMKKRVEYDLYYIERWSLGLDLKILAMTLTRGFVNRQP, encoded by the coding sequence ATGGCTGCGTTGCGTAGAAGTCAGGGGAGTGATTGGCTACGGCGTGCGATGCGCTGCTTCGATGCCGGTATTGCTGTGGCGGTCGCCTCGCTTCTGCTGTGGGCGATGCCGCATATCCAGGCGGTCGGGCATATCGATTATTCTCTGTTGATCCTGGTAGGGGCGCTATTGTTGCCCGCCCTCGGCGAAATGATGGGGCTCTACCAGCCCTGGCGTGGGCGCAGTCTCTACACCATGCTCGGCGTGTACATGCTCAGCTGGCTGGCCACTATCGTCATTCTCAGTCTGTTGCTGGTTGCCACCCAGAGTACCCACTACTTCTCCCGTTTATGGATGGGCAGCGCAGCGCTGGCTGTGTTGTGCAGCGGCTGCGTGTTGCGTGCCGCCCTGTATTGTTACTTGCGTCATGTCCGCTCTCAAGGGCATAACCTCAAGCGGGTGCTGTTGATCGGCCGCCCCGACTATCTCGCGCGACTGGAAAAGAAAGTCAAGGATTTACCTCATGCCGGCTATGTCGTGGTGGGGCGCTATCAGGATGACGATGCCGCCTCCTTCATGGAAGATATGGCCGAGTTTGCCAAGGCCAGCATTTTCCAGCGAGATTTCGACGAAATATGGCTGGGTTATCCGCTGGTGGATGGAGACAAGGTGCGCACCCTGATGTCTCAGTTGGCCGGCATACCCGCCAGCATTCGTTTCTTCCCGGACCTGCTGGATATACGCCTGCTCAATCATCGCATTACCCAGGTGGCCGGGCTCTACTCGCTTGAGCTGAATTACACTCCCCTGAACGGCCCCATGCGACTGGTGAAAATGCTGGAAGACCGCATCCTGGGCCTGATCCTGTTCATCATTTTTTTGCCCGTAATGCTGGCCGTGGCGGCGGCCATTTACTGGAACATGGGCACGCCGGTTCTGTTCAAGCAGCAGCGCCATGGGCTGGATGGCAAGTGTTTCAAGATATACAAGTTCCGCACCATGCGTCTGCACAAGACAAGCAAGACGCAACAAGCCTCCCACGGGGATATGCGCATCACCCGGTTGGGACATTTCCTGCGTCGTACCAGTCTGGATGAGCTGCCGCAGCTGTATAACGTCCTGCAGGGCAGGATGTCCCTGGTCGGCCCTCGTCCCCACGCCATGGATCATAATGATCATTACAAGGATCACATCGATATCTACATGCAGCGTCACCGCGTCAAGCCCGGCATGACCGGCTGGGCCCAGGTCAATGGCCTGCGGGGGATTACCGAAGATGTGAGTCTGATGAAAAAGCGCGTGGAATACGACCTCTACTACATAGAACGCTGGTCCTTGGGCCTCGACTTGAAGATATTGGCAATGACCCTGACGCGGGGCTTTGTGAATCGACAGCCTTAG
- a CDS encoding TolC family outer membrane protein, with translation MSSLGGGRFTGRLAPAGALAVAIMLAGQPLMAQDDVPAGESAMAELNAIEENRTANATQLPSLPELFARALEHDAELSRQRYELGATREELPMARSQLLPQISASGSYLWQDSTNIQTSPEDFGLEQEAQRPGEIDETIWQVQLQQPLFSLERWRGLDVAEAQISAAELQLAVVERDLALTVSEAYIEAFLAAQRLGLLESQQESLELQARQAQRAYDLGVGDRINLLEAQSRLDQAISDAVLAENELDNALSELERLTGASPRFRGLALGDLERISIQREWGGQDEWIARTGQNLRVLLAREEQRVTEADTSTRRAGYYPELNLNLSYSDRDSDDVLRESEDYRASVELSVPIYRGGYTTANVRQGVQRVEAGRQAVEHEQNLAAQEVRQRLRSLNGSIRQLEALNQSIESSQLFLQAAERGEQLGLRDLVDVLDARASLYDQRIQYVDTIGNYALDLLALQSAVGGLESDDLAAIMALLTDITESAGDGITTPTAG, from the coding sequence GTGAGCAGCCTAGGGGGAGGCCGGTTTACCGGGCGATTGGCGCCGGCAGGTGCCCTGGCCGTAGCGATCATGCTCGCCGGCCAGCCACTGATGGCCCAGGACGACGTACCCGCCGGCGAATCCGCCATGGCGGAACTCAACGCCATCGAGGAAAACCGCACCGCCAACGCGACCCAGTTACCGTCGCTGCCCGAGCTGTTCGCCCGAGCACTCGAGCATGATGCCGAGCTTTCTCGCCAACGCTATGAGCTGGGCGCCACCCGGGAAGAGCTGCCCATGGCTCGCTCGCAGTTGCTGCCGCAGATCAGCGCCAGTGGCTCATACCTGTGGCAGGATTCGACCAATATCCAGACGTCCCCGGAAGACTTCGGCCTCGAACAAGAAGCCCAGCGCCCCGGTGAAATCGACGAAACCATCTGGCAGGTGCAGCTGCAACAGCCGCTGTTCAGCCTGGAGCGCTGGCGCGGCCTGGATGTGGCCGAGGCGCAGATAAGCGCCGCCGAACTGCAACTGGCCGTGGTCGAGCGCGACCTGGCGCTGACCGTCAGCGAAGCCTATATCGAAGCCTTCCTCGCCGCCCAACGCCTGGGTCTGCTCGAATCCCAGCAGGAATCACTGGAACTCCAGGCCCGCCAGGCACAGCGCGCCTATGATCTCGGTGTGGGGGACCGCATCAACCTGCTGGAAGCCCAGTCACGGCTGGACCAGGCCATTTCCGATGCCGTACTCGCCGAAAACGAACTCGACAACGCCCTCAGCGAACTGGAACGCCTGACCGGGGCCAGCCCCAGGTTTCGCGGCCTGGCCTTGGGCGACCTGGAGCGGATATCGATACAGCGTGAGTGGGGCGGCCAGGACGAATGGATCGCCCGCACCGGGCAGAACCTGCGCGTATTGCTCGCCCGGGAAGAGCAGCGCGTGACCGAGGCCGATACCAGCACGCGGCGTGCCGGCTACTACCCCGAGCTGAATCTCAACTTGAGCTACTCCGACCGCGATAGCGACGATGTACTGCGCGAAAGCGAAGACTACCGCGCCAGTGTCGAACTCAGCGTGCCGATCTACCGTGGCGGCTATACCACTGCCAACGTGCGCCAGGGTGTCCAGCGGGTAGAAGCCGGGCGCCAGGCGGTCGAACACGAGCAGAACCTGGCCGCCCAGGAAGTTCGCCAGCGGCTGCGCTCGCTCAACGGCAGCATCCGCCAGCTGGAAGCCCTGAACCAGTCGATCGAATCCAGCCAGCTGTTCCTGCAAGCCGCCGAGCGCGGCGAGCAACTGGGCCTGCGCGACCTGGTGGATGTATTGGATGCCCGCGCCAGTCTCTACGACCAGCGTATCCAGTACGTCGACACCATCGGCAACTACGCCCTCGACCTGCTCGCCCTGCAGTCCGCGGTCGGTGGGCTGGAAAGCGACGATCTGGCCGCCATCATGGCGCTGCTGACCGACATCACCGAATCCGCGGGTGACGGCATCACCACCCCGACGGCCGGTTGA